The sequence CGGCTCCAAGAAAGTCCTCAACGGCATCAACCTTGTGGTTAACAAAGGTGAGTCGCTGGTCATAATAGGTCAATCCGGATGCGGCAAATCGGTTCTGCTCAAACATCTTAACCGTCTCCTGCGACCCGATTCCGGAGCAGTCTATATACATGACAAAGATATTTCACTCATGCCCTCCGAAGAGCTCTTTGAGATACGCCGCACCATCGGCATGCTGTTCCAGTCGGCGGCACTTCTGGATTCGCTGACAGTCGCCGAAAATGTCGGGCTGGGACTGCGTGAGGGGTGGAAATATTCAAAAAGCGAAATCGCCGATATCGTCCGCGATAAGCTGGAATTGGTGGGACTGGCGAATACCGAAAATCTGTACCCCTCCGACCTTTCCGGCGGGATGCGCAAAAGGGTGGGGCTGGCGCGCGCTATCGCCACCAACCCGGAAATCCTTCTCTATGACG is a genomic window of Candidatus Zixiibacteriota bacterium containing:
- a CDS encoding ABC transporter ATP-binding protein, yielding MMTAPVIRIENLSRAFGSKKVLNGINLVVNKGESLVIIGQSGCGKSVLLKHLNRLLRPDSGAVYIHDKDISLMPSEELFEIRRTIGMLFQSAALLDSLTVAENVGLGLREGWKYSKSEIADIVRDKLELVGLANTENLYPSDLSGGMRKRVGLARAIATNPEILLYDEPTTGLDPITSDIINDLMIELREKLKVTSIAVTHDMTSAYKIADRIVMLYNGMIEFEGTPEQVRNSGNEVVSQFINGRATGPIKVQ